A single window of Martelella sp. NC20 DNA harbors:
- the rpsS gene encoding 30S ribosomal protein S19 — protein MARSVWKGPFVDGYLLKKAEKVRDSGRHEVIKIWSRRSTIMPQFVGLTFGVYNGSKHIPVSVSEDMVGHKFGEFSPTRTYYGHGADKKAKRK, from the coding sequence ATGGCTCGTTCAGTTTGGAAGGGACCGTTCGTTGACGGCTATCTTCTCAAGAAGGCTGAGAAGGTGCGCGACAGCGGTCGCCACGAAGTAATCAAGATCTGGAGCCGCCGTTCCACGATCATGCCGCAGTTCGTCGGCCTGACCTTCGGCGTCTACAATGGTTCGAAACACATTCCGGTTTCGGTATCGGAAGACATGGTCGGCCACAAGTTCGGCGAATTCTCGCCGACCCGTACCTATTACGGTCACGGCGCCGACAAGAAGGCGAAGAGGAAGTAA
- the rplB gene encoding 50S ribosomal protein L2, giving the protein MALKTFNPTTPSQRQLVIVERSELYKGKPVKALTQGLSSKGGRNNYGRVTARFQGGGHKRTYRMIDFKRRKFGVEGTVERLEYDPNRSAFIALINYADGELAYILAPQRLAVGDKVSASDSAIDVKPGNAMPLQNIPVGSIVHNVEMKPGKGGQIARSAGTYVQLVGRDQGMAILRLNSGEQRLVPGTCLATIGAVSNPDHSNTNDGKAGRSRWRGKRPHVRGVVMNPIDHPHGGGEGRTSGGRHPVSPWGKPTKGKRTRKNKSTDKFIMRSRHQKKK; this is encoded by the coding sequence ATGGCATTGAAAACATTCAATCCGACAACGCCGAGCCAGCGCCAGCTGGTGATCGTCGAGCGTTCGGAGCTTTACAAGGGCAAGCCCGTCAAGGCTTTGACGCAGGGCTTGTCGTCCAAGGGCGGCCGCAACAATTACGGCCGCGTGACGGCGCGCTTCCAGGGCGGTGGCCACAAGCGCACCTATCGCATGATCGACTTCAAACGCCGCAAGTTCGGTGTCGAGGGCACGGTCGAGCGCCTGGAATACGACCCCAACCGGTCGGCATTCATCGCGCTGATCAATTACGCCGACGGCGAGCTTGCCTATATCCTGGCGCCGCAGCGTCTGGCGGTCGGCGACAAGGTGTCGGCCTCCGACAGCGCCATCGACGTGAAGCCGGGCAATGCGATGCCGCTGCAGAACATTCCGGTCGGCTCGATCGTTCACAACGTCGAGATGAAGCCGGGCAAGGGCGGTCAGATCGCCCGTTCGGCAGGGACCTATGTCCAGCTGGTCGGTCGCGACCAGGGCATGGCCATCCTCCGGCTCAACTCCGGTGAGCAGCGTCTGGTGCCGGGCACTTGCCTTGCAACGATCGGCGCTGTATCGAACCCCGATCACTCCAACACGAATGACGGCAAGGCCGGTCGTTCGCGCTGGCGGGGCAAGCGTCCGCATGTTCGCGGCGTCGTGATGAACCCGATCGACCACCCGCACGGCGGTGGTGAAGGCCGCACATCCGGCGGTCGTCATCCGGTTTCGCCATGGGGCAAGCCCACCAAGGGCAAGCGCACGCGCAAGAACAAGTCGACCGATAAGTTCATCATGCGCTCGCGCCACCAGAAGAAGAAATAA
- a CDS encoding 50S ribosomal protein L23 — translation MSDIRHYDVIVSPVITEKSTLVSDNNQVVFNVAKTASKPEIKAAVEELFGVKVKAVNTLVRKGKIKRFRNFSGKQKDVKKAIVTLAEGQSVDVTTGV, via the coding sequence ATGAGCGATATCCGCCATTACGACGTGATCGTTTCGCCGGTCATCACTGAAAAATCGACCCTGGTCTCCGACAACAACCAGGTCGTGTTCAACGTTGCCAAGACTGCAAGCAAGCCCGAGATCAAGGCCGCCGTCGAAGAACTCTTCGGCGTGAAGGTCAAGGCGGTCAACACGCTTGTACGCAAGGGCAAGATCAAGCGCTTCCGGAACTTCTCCGGCAAGCAGAAGGACGTCAAGAAGGCGATCGTCACGCTGGCTGAAGGTCAGTCCGTAGACGTGACGACCGGCGTTTGA
- the rplD gene encoding 50S ribosomal protein L4, with product MDLTVKTLEGKDAGKVSLKDEIFGLEPRQDILARMVRYQLAAKRQGSHKVKTRSEVSLTGAKMYKQKGTGNARHHAKRAPQFRGGGVAHGPVVRDHAHDLPKKVRALALKHALSSKAKAEELIIIDDLVAKEAKTKALLGLFVGLGLDNALIIGGAEVDGNFKLAARNIPNIDVLPVQGINVYDILRRGKLVLSKSAVEALEERFK from the coding sequence ATGGATCTCACAGTTAAAACACTTGAGGGCAAGGACGCCGGCAAAGTCAGCCTGAAGGACGAGATCTTCGGCCTCGAGCCGCGTCAGGACATTCTCGCCCGCATGGTTCGCTACCAGCTCGCTGCCAAGCGTCAGGGTTCGCACAAGGTCAAGACCCGTTCGGAAGTCTCGTTGACCGGCGCGAAGATGTACAAGCAGAAGGGCACCGGTAACGCCCGCCACCACGCCAAGCGTGCGCCGCAGTTCCGCGGCGGTGGCGTTGCCCACGGTCCGGTCGTTCGCGATCACGCGCATGATCTGCCGAAGAAGGTTCGCGCACTTGCGCTGAAGCATGCCCTGTCGTCGAAGGCGAAGGCTGAAGAGCTGATCATCATCGATGACCTGGTTGCCAAGGAAGCCAAGACCAAGGCGCTGCTCGGCCTGTTCGTGGGCCTCGGCCTCGACAATGCGCTGATCATCGGTGGCGCGGAAGTTGACGGCAACTTCAAGCTGGCCGCCCGCAACATCCCGAATATCGATGTTCTGCCGGTTCAGGGCATCAATGTGTATGACATCCTGCGCCGCGGCAAGCTCGTGCTGTCGAAGTCTGCGGTCGAAGCTCTGGAGGAGCGGTTCAAATGA
- the rplC gene encoding 50S ribosomal protein L3 encodes MRSGVIAKKVGMTRVFTDAGEHIPVTVLQMDGCQVVSTCTKEKNGYTAVQLGAGRSKVKNTTKALRGHFAAGSVEPKAKLVEFRVSEDNLLDVGAELTASHFVSGQLVDVTGTTIGKGFAGAMKRHNFGGLRATHGVSVSHRSHGSTGSNQDPGKVWKGKKMAGHMGQTRVTTQNLEIVRTDEERGLILVKGAVPGSKGAWITVRDAVKSGVPENAPRPAGLRAAETNGAE; translated from the coding sequence ATGCGTTCAGGTGTGATAGCAAAGAAGGTGGGAATGACCCGCGTCTTCACAGACGCAGGAGAGCATATCCCTGTAACAGTTTTGCAAATGGACGGCTGCCAGGTCGTTTCCACGTGCACAAAGGAAAAGAACGGCTATACCGCCGTTCAGCTCGGCGCCGGCCGCTCGAAGGTCAAGAACACCACGAAGGCGCTGCGCGGTCACTTTGCCGCCGGTTCCGTCGAGCCGAAGGCCAAGCTTGTCGAATTCCGCGTGTCGGAAGACAACCTGCTCGATGTTGGCGCCGAACTGACGGCCAGCCACTTCGTTTCGGGCCAACTCGTCGACGTGACCGGCACCACCATCGGTAAGGGTTTTGCCGGCGCCATGAAGCGCCACAACTTCGGCGGCCTTCGCGCCACCCACGGCGTGTCGGTGTCGCACCGTTCGCACGGCTCGACCGGTTCCAACCAGGATCCGGGCAAGGTCTGGAAGGGCAAGAAGATGGCCGGTCACATGGGCCAGACCCGCGTCACCACGCAGAACCTCGAGATCGTCCGCACCGATGAAGAGCGCGGCCTGATCCTCGTCAAGGGCGCCGTTCCCGGTTCGAAGGGCGCCTGGATTACGGTTCGCGATGCCGTGAAGTCCGGTGTTCCTGAAAATGCGCCGCGGCCTGCCGGCCTGCGTGCGGCTGAAACCAATGGAGCCGAATAA
- the rpsJ gene encoding 30S ribosomal protein S10, producing the protein MNGQNIRIRLKAFDHRILDASTREIVSTAKRTGANVRGPVPLPTRIEKFTVNRGPHIDKKSREQFEMRTHKRLLDIVDPTPQTVDALMKLDLAAGVDVEIKL; encoded by the coding sequence ATGAACGGCCAGAATATCCGCATCCGCCTGAAGGCGTTTGATCACCGGATCCTTGATGCCTCCACGCGTGAGATCGTTTCGACGGCCAAGCGCACCGGCGCCAATGTTCGCGGTCCGGTTCCGCTTCCGACGCGGATCGAGAAGTTCACGGTCAACCGTGGCCCGCATATCGACAAGAAGAGCCGCGAGCAGTTTGAAATGCGCACCCACAAGCGCCTGCTCGACATTGTCGACCCGACCCCGCAGACCGTGGACGCGCTGATGAAGCTCGATCTGGCTGCCGGCGTGGACGTTGAAATCAAGCTCTGA
- the tuf gene encoding elongation factor Tu — protein MAKAKFERSKPHVNIGTIGHVDHGKTSLTAAITKYFGEFRAYDQIDAAPEEKARGITISTAHVEYETEKRHYAHVDCPGHADYVKNMITGAAQMDGAILVVSAADGPMPQTREHILLARQVGVPAIVVFLNKVDQVDDEELLELVEMEVRELLDSYEFPGDEIPIIKGSALVALQDGDKAIGEDAVRALMAAVDDYIPTPERPIDLPFLMPIEDVFSISGRGTVVTGRVERGIVKVGEEVEIVGIKDTQKTTVTGVEMFRKLLDQGQAGDNIGALIRGVQRDQVERGQILCKPGSVTPHTVFKAEAYILTKDEGGRHTPFFTNYRPQFYFRTTDVTGVVTLPEGTEMVMPGDNVTVDVELIVPIAMEEKLRFAIREGGRTVGAGIVASIIK, from the coding sequence ATGGCAAAAGCAAAGTTTGAGCGGAGCAAGCCGCACGTAAACATCGGCACGATCGGCCACGTTGACCATGGCAAGACGTCGCTGACGGCAGCGATCACGAAGTATTTCGGCGAATTCCGCGCGTATGACCAGATCGACGCGGCTCCGGAAGAAAAGGCCCGCGGCATCACCATCTCGACGGCCCACGTCGAGTATGAGACCGAAAAGCGTCACTACGCCCACGTCGACTGCCCCGGCCACGCCGACTATGTGAAGAACATGATCACCGGTGCTGCCCAGATGGACGGCGCGATCCTGGTCGTGTCGGCTGCCGACGGCCCGATGCCGCAGACCCGCGAGCACATCCTGCTTGCCCGTCAGGTCGGCGTTCCGGCGATCGTGGTGTTCCTGAACAAGGTCGACCAGGTCGATGACGAGGAGCTTCTTGAGCTCGTCGAAATGGAAGTCCGCGAGCTGCTGGACTCTTATGAGTTCCCCGGCGACGAAATCCCGATCATCAAGGGTTCGGCTCTTGTCGCTCTTCAGGACGGCGACAAGGCGATCGGCGAAGACGCCGTTCGCGCGCTGATGGCCGCCGTCGACGACTATATCCCGACGCCTGAGCGCCCGATCGACCTGCCGTTCCTGATGCCGATCGAGGACGTGTTCTCGATCTCGGGTCGTGGTACGGTCGTGACCGGTCGCGTCGAGCGCGGCATCGTCAAGGTTGGCGAGGAAGTCGAGATCGTCGGCATCAAGGACACCCAGAAGACGACGGTTACCGGCGTTGAAATGTTCCGCAAGCTGCTCGACCAGGGCCAGGCCGGCGACAATATCGGCGCTCTGATCCGCGGCGTTCAGCGCGATCAGGTCGAGCGCGGCCAGATTCTGTGCAAGCCCGGTTCGGTTACCCCGCACACCGTGTTCAAGGCAGAAGCCTATATCCTGACGAAGGATGAAGGCGGTCGTCATACGCCGTTCTTCACCAACTACCGTCCGCAGTTCTACTTCCGCACCACGGATGTGACCGGTGTCGTCACGCTGCCGGAAGGCACGGAAATGGTGATGCCGGGCGACAACGTCACGGTTGACGTCGAGCTGATCGTTCCGATCGCGATGGAAGAAAAGCTGCGCTTCGCGATCCGCGAAGGCGGCCGCACCGTCGGCGCCGGCATCGTCGCTTCGATCATCAAGTAA
- the fusA gene encoding elongation factor G produces the protein MAREYKIEDYRNFGIMAHIDAGKTTTTERILFYTGKSHKIGEVHDGAATMDWMEQEQERGITITSAATTTFWQGRDGKKRRFNIIDTPGHVDFTIEVERSLRVLDGAVALLDANAGVEPQTETVWRQADKYNVPRMIFCNKMDKIGADFYRSVEMIKSRLGAIPVVIQLPIGAENDFAGVIDLIEMKALVWDGEHLGAEWEVTDIPADMKDKAEEYRDLMIETIVEVDEAAMEAYLEGEMPDNDKIRALIRKGTIDVAFYPMMCGSAFKNKGVQPLLDAVVDFLPSPLDIPAIKGIDVKTEADIERHPDDEEPLSMLAFKIMNDPFVGSLTFCRVYSGKLEKGSSVMNTVKEKRERVGRMLQMHSNSRSDIEEAFAGDIVALAGLKETTTGDTLCDPLKPVILERMEFPEPVIRIAIEPKTKADQEKMGLALNRLAAEDPSFRVSSDEESGQTIIAGMGELHLDILVDRMKREFKVEANVGAPQVAYRETITQTHEEDYTHKKQSGGSGQFARVKIIFEPNPDGEDFVFESKVVGGTVPKEYIPGVQKGIQSVLSSGPLAGFPMLGIKATLVDGAYHDVDSSVLAFEIAARACFREAARKAGAQLLEPIMSVEVVTPEDYVGDVIGDLNSRRGQIQGQEPRGNATVIEAEVPLANMFKYVDTLRSMSQGRAQYTMTFDHNAPVPSNVAQEIQAKYSGQK, from the coding sequence ATGGCTCGCGAATATAAAATCGAAGACTACCGCAACTTCGGGATCATGGCGCATATCGACGCTGGCAAGACCACGACGACCGAGCGCATCCTGTTTTATACCGGCAAGTCCCACAAGATCGGTGAAGTTCACGATGGCGCGGCCACGATGGACTGGATGGAGCAGGAGCAGGAGCGTGGCATCACGATCACGTCTGCTGCCACCACCACCTTCTGGCAGGGTCGCGACGGCAAGAAGCGCCGCTTCAACATCATCGACACTCCCGGCCACGTCGACTTCACCATCGAAGTCGAGCGTTCGCTGCGCGTGCTCGACGGTGCTGTCGCCCTTCTCGACGCCAATGCCGGCGTCGAGCCGCAGACGGAAACCGTCTGGCGCCAGGCTGACAAGTACAATGTCCCGCGGATGATCTTCTGCAACAAGATGGACAAGATCGGCGCCGACTTCTACCGCTCGGTCGAGATGATCAAGTCCCGTCTCGGCGCGATCCCGGTTGTCATCCAGCTGCCGATCGGCGCTGAGAATGACTTTGCCGGCGTGATCGACCTGATCGAGATGAAGGCGCTGGTCTGGGACGGCGAGCATCTTGGCGCCGAATGGGAAGTCACCGACATCCCCGCCGACATGAAGGACAAGGCCGAGGAGTATCGCGACCTGATGATCGAGACGATCGTCGAAGTCGACGAAGCCGCGATGGAAGCCTATCTCGAAGGCGAGATGCCCGACAACGACAAGATCCGCGCGCTGATCCGCAAGGGTACGATCGACGTTGCCTTCTACCCGATGATGTGCGGTTCGGCGTTCAAGAACAAGGGCGTTCAGCCGCTGCTCGACGCCGTTGTCGACTTCCTGCCGTCGCCGCTCGATATTCCGGCGATCAAGGGTATCGACGTCAAGACCGAAGCCGATATCGAGCGTCATCCTGATGATGAAGAGCCGCTTTCGATGCTGGCCTTCAAGATCATGAACGACCCCTTCGTCGGTTCGCTGACCTTCTGCCGCGTCTATTCGGGCAAGCTCGAAAAGGGCTCCTCGGTTATGAACACGGTCAAGGAAAAGCGCGAGCGCGTCGGCCGTATGCTGCAGATGCACTCGAACTCGCGTTCGGACATCGAAGAAGCTTTCGCCGGTGACATCGTGGCGCTTGCCGGCCTCAAGGAAACCACCACTGGTGACACGCTCTGCGATCCGCTGAAGCCTGTTATTCTCGAGCGGATGGAATTCCCGGAACCGGTAATTCGCATCGCGATCGAGCCGAAGACCAAGGCTGACCAGGAAAAGATGGGCCTCGCGCTCAACCGCCTGGCCGCCGAGGATCCGTCCTTCCGCGTTTCTTCCGATGAGGAATCCGGTCAGACGATCATCGCCGGCATGGGCGAGCTTCATCTCGACATTCTCGTCGATCGCATGAAGCGCGAATTCAAGGTCGAGGCCAATGTCGGCGCGCCGCAGGTGGCTTACCGCGAGACGATTACGCAGACCCACGAGGAAGACTACACCCACAAGAAGCAGTCGGGTGGTTCGGGTCAGTTCGCCCGCGTCAAGATCATCTTCGAACCCAATCCCGATGGCGAGGATTTCGTATTCGAATCCAAGGTTGTCGGCGGTACTGTTCCGAAGGAATATATTCCTGGCGTCCAGAAGGGTATCCAGAGCGTTCTGTCATCCGGTCCGCTGGCCGGCTTCCCGATGCTCGGCATCAAGGCAACGTTGGTCGACGGCGCCTATCATGATGTCGACTCCTCGGTTCTGGCCTTCGAAATCGCCGCGCGCGCCTGCTTCCGTGAAGCAGCCCGCAAGGCCGGCGCCCAGCTTCTCGAGCCGATCATGAGCGTTGAGGTCGTTACCCCGGAAGACTATGTGGGTGACGTCATCGGCGACCTGAACTCCCGCCGTGGGCAGATTCAGGGTCAGGAGCCGCGTGGCAACGCGACTGTTATCGAGGCTGAAGTGCCGCTGGCGAACATGTTCAAATATGTCGACACGCTGCGCTCGATGTCGCAGGGCCGCGCCCAGTACACGATGACCTTCGATCACAACGCGCCGGTGCCTTCGAACGTCGCACAGGAAATTCAGGCGAAGTACTCCGGTCAGAAGTGA
- the rpsG gene encoding 30S ribosomal protein S7, translating to MSRRHSAEKREINPDPKFGDLVVTKFMNAVMLHGKKSVAESIVYGALDVVEGKLKQNPVEVFHQALDNVAPHVEVRSRRVGGATYQVPVDVRPERRQALAIRWLIAAARKRNETTMIERLSGELMDASSNRGSAVKKREDTHKMADANRAFSHYRW from the coding sequence ATGTCACGACGCCACAGTGCAGAAAAGCGTGAGATCAACCCGGACCCCAAGTTCGGTGATCTGGTTGTCACCAAGTTCATGAATGCCGTCATGCTGCACGGCAAGAAGTCCGTCGCGGAATCGATCGTCTATGGCGCGCTCGATGTCGTCGAGGGCAAGCTGAAGCAGAACCCGGTCGAGGTTTTCCACCAGGCTCTCGATAACGTCGCGCCCCATGTCGAGGTTCGCTCCCGCCGCGTTGGCGGTGCGACCTATCAGGTTCCGGTCGACGTCCGTCCCGAGCGCCGTCAGGCGCTCGCCATCCGCTGGTTGATTGCTGCCGCGCGCAAGCGCAACGAAACCACCATGATCGAGCGCCTTTCCGGCGAGCTCATGGATGCTTCCAGTAATCGCGGCTCCGCTGTCAAGAAGCGTGAAGACACGCACAAGATGGCCGACGCCAACCGCGCATTCTCGCATTACCGCTGGTAA
- the rpsL gene encoding 30S ribosomal protein S12: MPTVNQLIRKPRQPQVKRNKVPALEQNPQKRGVCTRVYTTTPKKPNSALRKVAKIRLTNGFEVIGYIPGEGHNLQEHSVVMIRGGRVKDLPGVRYHIIRGVLDTQGVKNRKQRRSKYGAKRPK; the protein is encoded by the coding sequence ATGCCTACCGTAAACCAATTGATCCGCAAGCCGCGTCAGCCCCAGGTGAAGCGGAATAAGGTTCCGGCTCTGGAGCAGAACCCGCAGAAGCGCGGCGTTTGCACCCGCGTCTACACCACGACGCCGAAGAAGCCGAACTCGGCTCTTCGTAAGGTTGCCAAGATCCGCCTGACCAACGGCTTTGAAGTCATTGGCTATATCCCGGGCGAAGGCCATAACCTGCAGGAACACTCCGTCGTGATGATCCGCGGCGGCCGCGTCAAGGACTTGCCGGGCGTGCGTTACCACATCATCCGCGGTGTCCTCGATACCCAGGGTGTCAAGAACCGCAAGCAGCGCCGTTCGAAGTACGGCGCAAAGCGTCCGAAGTAA
- a CDS encoding ABC-F family ATP-binding cassette domain-containing protein — protein sequence MHASITLYGLSYNTADGHTLFKDISAIFNTGLTGLIGRNGVGKTTLLKLISGALSPSSGSVDVTGRIAVLDQSVSTGEGETLATLFGIDAILAAIERAERGEADAEALAAIDWTAEERAAAALARLGLALPLSTPLARLSGGEITRARLAALAFGAPDFILLDEPTNNLDAAGREALIRFLEDFRGGALVVSHDRELLERMDAIIELTSLGMTRYGGNFSFFEAEKAAERLALEHDLRDAGKEARKTARTIRERAERKAKRDAKGRRLRESRGLPKMVLDGMKANAELTGARDRALSARQHDEAAAGLVSARAKVEVVVPFSVALARSGLAVGKRVAKAKRLTGGYPPAPPLFRDLSFDMRGPERVTVAGRNGAGKSTLLAILTGRLQPLGGSAGIYVHYALFDQTVSLLAPDQTVRDNFRRLNPDDDENSCRAALARFRFRADAALQSVSTLSGGERLRAGLAAAIGGNRPAELLILDEPTNHLDLDSLATLEAGLNGYDGAILVVSHDAMFRQRIGVTRTIDLDEYEP from the coding sequence ATGCATGCGTCGATCACGCTTTACGGCCTGTCCTATAATACCGCTGACGGCCACACGCTTTTCAAAGATATTTCCGCGATTTTCAACACCGGGCTGACCGGCCTCATCGGTCGTAACGGCGTTGGCAAGACGACCTTACTGAAACTGATTTCGGGCGCGCTGTCGCCGTCCTCCGGCAGCGTTGATGTTACCGGGCGCATCGCCGTGCTTGATCAGTCGGTTTCGACAGGGGAGGGGGAGACCCTGGCCACGCTCTTCGGCATCGACGCCATACTGGCGGCGATAGAACGGGCCGAGCGCGGCGAGGCCGATGCCGAAGCGCTTGCCGCCATCGACTGGACAGCGGAGGAGAGGGCGGCCGCAGCGCTGGCCCGCCTGGGCCTTGCCCTCCCGCTCTCAACGCCGCTGGCACGGCTTTCCGGTGGGGAGATCACCCGCGCCCGGCTGGCGGCACTGGCTTTCGGAGCGCCGGATTTCATCCTGCTCGACGAACCCACCAACAATCTCGACGCCGCCGGACGGGAGGCCCTTATCCGCTTCCTCGAGGACTTTCGCGGCGGCGCGCTGGTGGTGAGCCATGACCGCGAGCTTCTGGAGCGCATGGACGCGATCATCGAACTGACATCGCTCGGCATGACGCGCTATGGCGGCAATTTCAGCTTCTTTGAAGCGGAGAAGGCGGCTGAGCGGCTGGCGCTGGAGCATGATCTGCGCGACGCCGGCAAGGAGGCGCGCAAAACCGCCCGCACCATACGCGAGCGCGCCGAGCGCAAGGCGAAGCGCGATGCCAAGGGGCGCAGGCTGCGCGAAAGCCGTGGCCTGCCGAAAATGGTGCTCGATGGCATGAAGGCGAATGCGGAGCTGACCGGCGCGCGCGACAGGGCGCTGTCTGCGCGCCAGCATGATGAGGCGGCGGCTGGGCTGGTAAGCGCGCGGGCAAAGGTAGAGGTGGTGGTGCCGTTCAGCGTGGCGCTTGCCCGCTCGGGACTTGCCGTAGGCAAACGGGTGGCCAAAGCGAAGCGTCTCACCGGCGGCTATCCTCCGGCGCCGCCATTGTTCCGCGATCTCTCCTTCGACATGAGGGGACCCGAGCGGGTGACGGTTGCGGGCCGGAACGGCGCGGGAAAATCGACCCTGCTCGCAATCCTGACCGGCAGGCTTCAGCCGCTCGGCGGCAGCGCCGGCATATATGTTCACTACGCGCTGTTCGACCAGACGGTATCGCTGCTCGCCCCGGATCAGACCGTGCGCGACAATTTCCGCCGTCTCAACCCGGATGATGACGAAAATTCGTGTCGCGCGGCGCTTGCGCGATTCCGGTTCCGCGCCGACGCCGCCTTGCAGAGCGTGTCGACGCTGAGTGGCGGCGAACGGTTGAGGGCGGGGCTTGCGGCTGCGATCGGCGGCAACAGGCCGGCTGAGCTGCTGATTCTCGACGAGCCGACCAACCATCTCGACCTCGACAGCCTCGCAACCCTCGAGGCGGGGTTGAACGGCTACGACGGCGCCATCCTGGTCGTCAGCCATGATGCGATGTTCCGGCAGAGAATCGGCGTGACTCGCACGATCGACCTCGACGAGTACGAGCCATGA
- a CDS encoding glycoside hydrolase domain-containing protein, giving the protein MYTIIDTPWNTTTYIPQLKSGGVETVIRYYNLEDSSSLPQKQFQPGEANALAAAGLAMAVVFEQTGGANGQIGDLDAANGSRDAAQALKLAAAIGQPHGSAIYFSVDYDYYESADLQKIEPYFAAVSKALAGAYRLGVYGSGTVASGMQGAGHAELIWLAGSTGWSGTEQMLATDDWALFQSEMDLTEPLAHDGNTASSAFPNFGQFTLGSGLIS; this is encoded by the coding sequence ATGTACACGATCATCGATACTCCGTGGAACACGACGACCTATATTCCCCAACTGAAAAGTGGCGGCGTCGAGACCGTCATCCGCTATTACAATCTCGAGGACTCGTCATCCCTGCCGCAAAAGCAGTTTCAGCCGGGCGAGGCCAACGCGCTTGCCGCAGCCGGCCTTGCGATGGCGGTCGTGTTCGAGCAGACCGGCGGCGCGAACGGACAGATCGGCGATCTCGATGCGGCGAACGGAAGCCGCGATGCGGCGCAGGCGCTGAAGCTTGCGGCCGCGATCGGGCAGCCGCACGGCTCCGCGATCTACTTCTCCGTCGACTATGACTATTATGAAAGCGCCGATCTCCAGAAGATCGAACCCTATTTCGCGGCCGTGTCCAAGGCGTTGGCCGGAGCATACAGGCTCGGGGTCTATGGCTCCGGAACCGTGGCTTCGGGAATGCAGGGCGCCGGCCATGCCGAACTGATCTGGCTTGCGGGCTCAACCGGCTGGTCCGGCACGGAGCAGATGCTCGCCACCGACGATTGGGCGCTGTTCCAGAGCGAGATGGACCTTACCGAGCCTCTCGCTCACGACGGCAACACGGCATCATCAGCATTTCCGAATTTCGGTCAGTTCACCCTTGGAAGCGGCCTGATTTCCTGA
- a CDS encoding transcriptional regulator: MIAIPGYTSDGERMVFIITGKVYHEWNGDTEVHVLIAAPDEDSAVRNTLNALANEGYSEADLDQIGLITEIPDEEPHASAYQTALEGEVAIVKLSGQ, translated from the coding sequence ATGATTGCCATACCCGGCTATACCAGCGACGGCGAGCGCATGGTCTTCATCATCACCGGCAAGGTCTATCACGAGTGGAATGGCGATACCGAGGTCCACGTCCTGATCGCCGCGCCCGACGAGGATAGTGCCGTGCGCAACACGCTGAACGCGCTCGCCAATGAGGGCTATTCGGAAGCCGACCTCGACCAGATCGGCCTGATTACCGAAATCCCCGACGAGGAACCCCATGCCTCGGCCTACCAGACGGCGCTGGAAGGCGAAGTGGCGATCGTGAAGCTCAGCGGGCAGTAG
- a CDS encoding LysE family translocator, which yields MSELPNIVVIALAFLVVAVSPGPANIATATLSMRYGRGVGVRFGLGLATGLAFWGVVAATGMGALLQGSIYFLTALKIVGGLYLLWLAIQSARSAVRGGQETTAGNAAGRWFRRGLLLNLSNPKAVLAWMAALSMGAEAGGHMVVSATALCMLIGLANYMFYALIFSLSGAMAAYRRLKRLLEGAVAGLFAMAGFSLLRSAFTR from the coding sequence TTGAGCGAACTGCCCAATATCGTTGTCATAGCGCTGGCATTTCTTGTCGTCGCAGTCTCGCCGGGCCCGGCCAATATCGCCACGGCGACGCTGTCGATGCGCTACGGGCGTGGCGTGGGCGTCAGGTTCGGCCTCGGGCTCGCAACCGGCCTTGCCTTCTGGGGCGTTGTCGCGGCGACGGGCATGGGCGCGCTGCTGCAGGGCTCGATCTATTTTCTGACCGCGCTGAAGATCGTCGGCGGGCTCTATCTGTTGTGGCTGGCGATCCAGTCGGCTCGAAGCGCCGTGAGGGGCGGGCAGGAAACCACCGCCGGCAATGCGGCCGGGCGCTGGTTCCGGCGCGGCCTGCTGCTCAACCTGTCGAACCCGAAGGCCGTGCTTGCCTGGATGGCCGCCCTGTCCATGGGGGCGGAGGCCGGAGGTCATATGGTGGTGTCGGCGACGGCGCTGTGCATGCTGATCGGCCTTGCGAACTACATGTTCTATGCGCTCATCTTCTCTCTCAGCGGGGCGATGGCGGCCTATCGGAGGCTGAAGCGCCTGCTGGAAGGCGCCGTCGCGGGGCTGTTCGCGATGGCGGGCTTCAGCCTGCTGCGCTCCGCCTTCACCCGGTGA